From the Nostoc sp. PCC 7107 genome, the window CCTGGAAGCACTTTGCAGATCCCGAATATGGGGAGTGGTTCGGCTACCTCAATCGGCGTGGAGAAGTATTATTAAATCTCAAAGGCGGGAAATGGAAGGGATGTTTTCATATACCCCGCGCTTTATACCTATGTTGGCAGCAGTTTGAGGCTTTAAGTTCCGTGCTAACTTGAAATGAGTGCTGAGTAGGTAAAACTAAAATCAGTGATGTGCCATGAATATTGTAACAACCAAGCGATTTACTATTGATGAGTATCATCGGCTGATTGAATTGGGGTTTTTGCAGGAGAACGAACGCATTGAATTGATTCAAATTGTCGCCAAGAGAACGGCGCATACAGTTTGTGGTTCTATCTTATGTCGGCAACATCGATTGCTAGGCGATCGCGCAGTTATTCGTGGCCAATATCCAATTACTTTACCAAATCAAAGTGAACCAGAACCAGATGTAGCGATCGCCCGCGGAATCGATGAAGATATTCTCTTGGTGATTGAAATCTCAGACACAACTCTAGATTACGACCAAACCACAAAACTAGAAATTTACGCAGAAGCCGGAATTTCTCATTATTGGATTGTTAATTTAAATGCGCGTCAGCTTGAGCATTACAATCAACCCTATCAAAATGCTCAAGGTAAATTTAACTATCTCAGCAAACAAATTTCCTTACCCTGTCAGTCCGTTGCCATTCCTGGGTTTGAAGATGTTTTCTTGGAGTTGAATCGGATTTTTCCTCCTGTCGTCAGTGAATCAGGACTTACGCAAAAGTAACGTAACTCCGTCATTACGTAGGCGTTAGCCTTCCCGTAGGGTACGATAGGGAAGTAATCTCCCCTGACGCTGAGATTGCTTCCCTACACTTCGTTTCGGTCGCAATGACATTATCGGCGTTGCGTAAGTCCTATGAATAGCAAAAACCCCGGCGAAACTAACCAGGGTCAAAGGAGAAGGTCTAAATGTCGATGGGAGATACCGAAGTTAAAAAATCTTAGCTAACGGCAAAAGCAAATAAAACGAAAGCTGTTACAACCACTGTTGCAACTGCACCTTGGATAACGTAGCGGCGCTGTTCCCAAATTGCTGGATACTCGGCGTAATACATCTGAGGTTCGGTTGCATAGTTATTTAAAACGCCATCTTCGTTAATAGTGGTATACATAATTTTTTTCCTTGGTTGTTAACTTATGTAACTAAATTTAACAATATTGTTACAAAACGTCAAGTCTACTTGACAAAAAATGTTTTATTGCTTTCATTACATTGACTTATCGATGCTGGTGTTGAGGAAAATGTACTATCCTACATCTTGGTCTTACACTGAAGTCTGGAGTGATGAGGAAAACGTTGATGCGATTGTTAATGAGTACATTACTTACCAGTGTTAGCTTTGGAGTATCTGCATTAGCTGTTCCAGCACAACAGTCTGTTTCTGAGACGCAAGTTGCAGCAATGGTAGAAGCGCTGCGAAAAGCTGCACCCCAAACTGGTAAAGTCAACGATGGACTTTATAGTGATTGGCAAGTTCAACCTGGTACAGTCAAAGCTTGGTCGAAATTTTGCCTCAAAAAAGAACTTACACCAACGCAGTTTGAAAATAATCCAGCAACTGCACGCCAAATTATTTCTTGCATTACCCGCCGCGAGTTAAACCAACAGTTACGCGCTACTAACAATAATGAAACTGCGGCAGTTAATGGTGTTGCTTGTTGGTGGATGACTGGTAACTATAGCGGCTGTAACAGTGGTTTTACGGCTGCTTACGTCCGAAAAGTTGTTGCTTTTTATCAGCAGCAGCGTACTAAACCTACGGCGATTCAATCATAGGACTTACAAATCAAAAGTTTGGGGGAGGGTGTAAGGGTGAAAACCCTTACACCCATTCTGAACAGACAACCTTTGTGGATAAGTCCTGAATCGTATAAATAGCGTTTCTCTTGATATATTATTAATGCAATAATATGACATTGATGTATAGATAAATATCAATGATCATCTATTAGAAATTAAGATAGTAAATTCTGACAAAAAAATATAAAAATAAGCGAAAATACTTATTGAAAGTGAATTTTATTTTAAATTCACAATTGAATAGCGTCTAAAAAAATTATATCCCCAAACTCATCCTGATTTAGGGAATATTTAGGAGTATGCAAAATTTTCCATACTTCAAACATTGTTGTTAAATTTTTTAAAAAAATATCCAATGTATTTTCTTTTGAGAATAAAAGCTGATTAAGACTACACCTAAATATAGGAAATTTTTATAAAAGGAAATTACATTCAAATCTCATACCACAGGCAATTATCGTGTTAGAAGCATGTATACTCGCAACAATATTTTGCGGATTTTTTGGCATAATTTTCAAAAAGAATCTGGTGATGAAAATCATCTCGATGGATGTTATGAGTACGGGGGTGATTGCCTATTATGTGCTGATTGCTTCACGGGATGGTTTGTTTACGCCAATTCTCTCAGATGTTAAACATGGTGCTTACGCCGATCCAGTTCCACAAGCAGTCATATTAACTGCGATAGTGATTGGCTTTTCGATTCAAGCTTTAATGCTGGTTGGTGTGATGAAGTTGGCACGAGATAACCCAACTTTAGAAAGTAATGAAATTGAGAAAAACAATACGCCATGAATACCATCACGATCGCCTGGATTGGCTTACCATTTTTTATTGGGTTCGTGATTTATCTCCTACCCAAACTTGACCGCTATCTCGCCTTAGTTATGGCTTTTGTTTCGGCGGGGTATGCTTTACAGCTATTTGTCACACCACCCCTCACTCTGAAGTTACTAGATAATTTTGGCGTAACTTTAACAGTAGACCAATTAAGTGGCTACTTTATTTTGACCAATGCTTTGGTAACAGCCGCCGTCATTCTTTATTGTTGGCAAAGCGGCAAGACAGCTTTTTTTTACGCCCAGATTATTATCTTGCATGGTAGTGTGAATGCTGCCTTCGTTGGTTCAGACTTAATCAGTTTATACGTAGCCCTAGAAGTTAGTGGTATTGCGGCCTTTCTGTTGATTGCCTATCCCCGAACTGACCGTTCGATTTGGGTGGGTTTGCGCTATTTATTTGTCAGCAACGTGGCAATGCTGTTTTATCTGATAGGTGCAGTGCTAGTTTATCAAGCAGATCATTCCTTTAGTTTTGCAGGTTTGCGAGAAGCACCACCAGAAGCACTGGCATTGATTTTTTTGGGACTATTGACAAAGGGCGGAATTTTTGTATCAGGATTATGGTTGCCATTAACTCATTCCGAATCAGAAACCCCAGTATCAGCATTGATGTCGGGAGTGGTGGTGAAAGCTGGTGTTTATCCCTTAGTGCGATGTGCGCTGATGGTAGAAGAAGTTGACCCCATAGTCAGAATCTTTGGCGTGGGTACGGCACTTTTGGGAGTATCCTATGCCGTCTTGGAAAAAGATACTAAGCGGATGTTGGCATTTCACACAGTTTCCCAGTTAGGTTTTATTTTGGCCGCGCCATCTGTCGGGGGCTTTTATGCCTTAACTCACGGACTTGTGAAATCGGCACTGTTTTTGATTGCAGGTTGCTTACCCAGTCGGAACTTCAAGGAACTGCAACATCAACCAATCAATACTGCGGTATGGATTGCTCTAGTGATCGCTAGTTTCTCGATTTCTGGCTTTCCCTTGTTGTCTGGGTTTGGGGCGAAGGTATTGACAACGAAAAATCTCTTACCTTGGCAAGCGATCGCGATGAATATAGCAGCCCTGGGAACAGCCATATCCTTTGCCAAATTCATCTTTCTGCCGTTTGGGGGTGAAGGTAAGACTAAACCCGGTTTCTGGGCAGCCATGAGCTTGTTAATTGGTGGGCTGTTTCTGGCCAATATTGCCTATTACGAGGCTTATACCGTCGAAAATATCATCAAACCCCTCTTAACCATTGGCATTGGCTGGTTAGCATACCTGCTAATTTTCAAACGCTTAGTAATTAAACTACCGCGTGTGCTGGAGCAATTTGATCATCTGATTGGTGTGATGAGTTTAATTTTAATGTTGCTGTTTTGGAAGGGGTTTGCATGGTTGCCTATCTAAATTTGATATTGCGATTGGCTATTTGGTTTTTGCTGACAGCTAATTTCAGCGTGGCAAATATCATTATTGGTGTCAGCATCGCATTTTTACTGCCCGGTCTGCCTAAAGTCTCAGGAAAATTAAAAGATTGGCTGCGTGTCCTATGGGAAATTATCGTAGCGATTCCCCAAGCTTATATCGAGGCCTTTGAAATCATCCTCCGTCCCCATAACTACGAAGATGTGACGTTGGAACAAGTCAAACCACGCCGCACTCCAGGACTAATATTCCTCGATATCTTTTTGATTACCTTTACACCCAAAACAATTGTTTTGAAATATCACGAAGCAGGCTGGTATGAAGTCCACTGGATACGCCGGAGGAAACAGACATGATTCTGAATCTGCTATTGTTTGCCATGATTTTGGCACTCCTCATCCCCATGTATGAAGCATGGCAGGATGATGATATTTGGCAAAAAATGTTGGCATTCGCCAGTATTTCCACCAAGGCTGCCATCATGATTTTAGTTGTATCTGTCTTGCGTGATGACTGGATGATTGGTGTGGTTGGCGTAATTATCCTGAGTGTGGGGAATGCGGCCTTGATGCTGTTAGCCCAAGTTATCAAACGTATGAGTGATGTTTTGCAAGAGTGAACGATGATCAACGCACTGAGTTATTTCTGCATTGGTTTAGGGATTTTTTTCTGGTTTTGGGGGACTTTTCCCTTACTGGGCGATCGCTCTGTATTATTCAAGTTACATAGTCTGACAGTAGCAGATACCCTCGGCTCTATGAGTATTGTTGTTGGGTTGTTGCTGAAGATACCCAGCGAATGGCCGCTACTTATCCTCGCCATCATTTCTTTAGCAATGTGGAATACCATGCTGGGATATGTTTTGGCTTACTGTTCCAGTAGTGAGAAAAGCCATGACAGATAACTATATCTATGTGATCATTCCTCTGTTACCCATCGCCGCGTCGATGCTGGTTTTTCAATCCAATCCCTACCATGCCTTGGTGATGCGAGGGATATTGGGGGCGATCGCCGCATTTGTCTATACAATTTTGGGGGCGGCGGATGTGGCTTTGACCGAAGCCTTGGTGGGGACAATGTTGGCGATTACCTTGTATGCGATCGCCGTACGTTCATCACTGGTTCTACGTCTGGGATTACTTCAAGAAGATGAAAATTCAGACTTTAAGCCACTTATCGATAGTTTCCGAGCAATTTTTAGCAAACGTTATTATCTGCGTCTGGAGCTAGTTCCATACACAGATAGAGAAACCTTACACCAGGCATTAAACAACAAAGAAGTCCATGCTATTTGTCAGCCACAGGCAAAGCATGATCCTCAAGACGAGGAAACGCAACCATATCACACCATCACCAGAATCAGACGCATTTATGACATCGTGCAAACTCAACTGACATCACCAATTACCAGTTTGAGTTATGTTAGTGCATCACAAACCAATACACCAGATTTAAAGACACCAGTTTTAGGAGAGCATTCATGAAATGGCTGTATATTGCCGCCGGAATCGCCCTGTTTGGCAAATTTTTGTTTATTGCTAATCCTACCTTAGATTTACCAGATATCTCGATTGTGGAAGCAGTTGTTCAAGATAGTGGCATACCGAATGCTGTTTCGGGGATTATCTTTCGCAATCGCCTGTATGACACTATTTTTGAGGTGGTGGTATTTACGATCGCCATTATGGGGGCTAATTTTTTACTGGCAAATGAGAAACCATCCAGCACAGTCTATAATTTCACCGATCAACCTTCAATTGTGCTGGCGAGGTTAGGTGCGACGATTGCCGCTTTAGTCAGTATTGAACTAGGGATTCGTGGACATCTCAGCCCTGGTGGTGGTTTTGCTGCCGGAGTGGCGGGTGGAACAGCAATTGGGCTAGTGGCGATTACTTCATCCCCAGAGTGGATGCAGGGGATTTACCAACGCTGGCAAGCTGCTACATGGGAGAAGATTTCGGTACTAGTTTTTATTGTTCTGGCGGTGATTAATTTATCTGGCGTTGAATTACCACATGGGGAGATGGGCGCATTAATTAGTGGTGGTTTTATCCCCTTATTCAATCTCTTAGTTGCCATCAAAGTCGCCTTGGGTTCCTGGGCGGTGATTTTGATTTTTATTCGTTATCGGGGATTGTTGTAATACAAAATTTCAGACAATCACAGATACAGCGACTATCAAGGCAAAAGTCAAAAGTGAGCCATTGCGGTGGACGGGTTTCCCGGCATAAAGGAGACAGTGCCGTGGGCGGGTCTCCCGACTTGAGGCAACTGTCGTCAAATGGCGACCCGAAGGGAAAAAGGAAAAAGAAAGAATAGCGATACCACAAGCCTTTTAGCAATTCCAGATAGTCTGTTTATTTACGCCGACCTGTACTAGTCTCAAGCCTCCATTACCTATATGCTTGTACGGCATATATCAATGCTACATTATTGAAAATAAGACTAGAATTTTTAATGAAAAAATAACTTGAATTACCATACGATGAGATAGGCTCACTGATTAGTGGTAGTTTTATCCCCATACTCAAGAATACATAGTGAATGTGCGATCGCATACCTGCCGCCGGAGCAGGGAAACTACTGTCCTGATGTCCAAGTTCGTAGTTTAGTTAGTGTAGGTTTAGAAGGTGTAGACAAATTGAGTCGGTATTGGAACATTGGGACATAGGAACCATTACCCTCGCGGACGGTAACGAGAAAGGCTGTTTTATTGCGTGGATCTTTGCTGATTTTATCGATGTAAGCAGACTGTATTTGTTGTATGTTTAAAGGTTTTGGTTGTTTAAATCCTGGTTTTGAAATACAAATAATAGTACTTCCATCTTGATACCTACCTGAGTAAAACCAATATTTTTGCCCTTTAGTTTGAAATTCGGATTTATAGAAAACAGTAAACCTGTCAAATTCATTTAATTGCTGATTTTGTTTACAGTTATCATCAATGTATATTTCTTGAGCAACAGTTGGAGAACTGGAGAATAAAGCTATTATTAAACTCAGAGTAAGTCCAGAGAAGAGTGTTGTTTTAAACATAAATTTATAAATTTATTAATCAAAAGTTTCCTCTAAGAATCATACTGCTTTAACTACAACCTTCTTTAATACCATCTCCAAACGACTGGTAAATTTTGAGGAGCGATCGCTCAGAAATAATCTGGCTGTGGAAAAATGGTAGAAAGCACCCTGAAGATTTTGGATGATGGGAATTTAATTTTTTTAGGTGGGTTAGCGATCGCCTAACCCACGCCTAGTAATATTTAAAAATTATTCCTCGTCTTCGTCATCTTCACATTCTTCTTCGTCTTCGCCAAACACTTCATCAATGAGTTCTTGAGCGCGTTCGTTGGAAATGTTCAAAGCTTCTTGCAACTCAGAAATATAATCTTGTTCGTTTTCTGGTACTTCTTCGTCAATCCCTACTATCAAAATAGCCGTGATGTATGCAGCTTCACGATAACTTCTGTTGGGCAAGGATTCAATCGCCTTTGCAACCAAGTCTTCTGCATCTTCTTCCTCTATGAGGGAGACTAATTTTTCGCCTAATTCTTCAAAATCTTCTTCAGAATAATCTTCAAATTGAGCTATTTCACCCAGCATTTCACTCAAAGCGTATTCTTCGGAGTAGCTAATACCTTCACCATCAGCTGCGCCGGAAAATAGTCCGATAAGAGCGATCGCAACTTCTGGTTCTAAAGCAACTGAACTGGCGCTACGGCCTTTAGGCAAACGTCTAGACATAAAAATCCTATAAAAGTTTGATACTGCTTAAGCAAGCAATCTCTAAGGCTGAAAATTGCTTCTTCGTTAGCATTCCCAAAAAAAATCAGAAAATACACAGTAATTCTGGTTTTTTTAGGTAAACTTTTTTTCATCCTTGTGGTTGCTTGCTTTTGCTTTCGCTAAAAGTGCTGTCCCATAAGCGGCTTCGGTGTTTTTTGAGGCTACCACAGGTACTTTTAAATGCCGTTGACGAATAGCAGTCCAAGTAGAGTTTGCTGCACCACCGCCTGCTGTATAAACTCGTTTTACTTGATTTGCACCCAAGCTTTGCAGTAATTCATAACCCCGTGTTTCGATCCGCGCAATACTTTCTAGCAAACCATGTAAAAATTCTCTAGGTGTTTCTGGGCGGGGTGTGAGTCGTGGTGGTAATTTGGGGTCATTAATGGGAAAGCGATCGCCTGCTTTCAACAAGGGATAATAATCTAGGTTGCTGATTTTGGCTGGATCAATTTCCTGACTCAAGCTTGCTAACTCTGCATTGGTAAAAAATTCTCGCAACACTGCACCACCAGTATTAGAAGCACCGCCAGTCAACCACAAATCACCAAAACGATGACTGTAAATTCCATATCGTGCATCTTCTATACGGGTATGACTTAATAATTTCAGTACCAAGGTTGAACCCAAAGATGTTACCGCTTCTCCTGGAGATTCTGCGCCACTGGCAATAAAAGCGGCGATACTATCAGTTGTCCCCGCACATACTAAGCAATCTTTTGGTAAACAGAACTGAGACGCAATATCCGGGCGAATTTCGGCAATAGGAGTTCCTGGTGCTAAAACTTTTGGTAACTGAATCGGTATTTCTAGTTTTTCCAACCATTCTGGATATTCCAAGGCTTCTACGTCATAGCCCAGCTTTAAAGCATTATGGTAATCACTAATACCCAATTGTCCATGCAACAAAAAAGCTAACCAATCGGCTTGATGCACAAAATAGCGAGCTTCTGCAAAAAAAGATTGCTGTGACATCCACAGAAGTTTGGCAAGGCTTGAGGTAGCACTTAATACTGTGTGATTTGGTGGTGCAACTTTCCTCAGATGGTCTAGTACCACTGCGCCCCGTGCATCGTTGTAAAGTAAAGGTGCATCTACAGGCTCACCAGCCCCATCACACAGCAGAACAGTAGAGGAAGTCCCGTTAATGGCGATCGCTCTAATTTCTCGCCGCAATGGCTCAGGAATCTCTGCTAATAAGCTCCATAAAGCACTTTTCCAGTGTGCCGCCTCCAGCTTCTGCCCAGAATAGCGCACTTCGGTTTGCAAACTCCCTTCATCGTCAATTACCACCCCCCGTGCGCCAGAGGTGCCATAATCAATCCCTAAATACAAATCCATATTTTTATAAATTTTTATAATGAAAGATAACTATAGACTACCGACTGACAGCGGCTTTTGTTGCATCTTGTAACAAGATATTCCCCAAAACTGGCAAAACAAGGAAAAGTAGTAAACGAACTGTCCAATATTGATTTGAGCTTAGGAGATTTTCAACCATGCCCATCTCAGATACTCAAGTTTACATTGCTCTAGTTGTGGCGCTAGTTCCAGGTCTTCTGGCTTGGCGTTTAGCGACAGAACTTTACAAGTAAAACTACGCTCTGACTTCCTAAGCAGAGCTTAACAGTAAGTGCCACACCCCTACACAACAATCAGGCTTTGCTTGGTTGTTGTGTTTATGTTTGAGGAGGGAATAGGTAATTAAAGATATACATTGCACCCATCACAACAATTTTCTACCCAGAGGAAATCGACCATTTAGAGGAGTGAAGTTAACCACCAACAACATAAACTGCTGTTGGTGGTTCATTTTTGCCGTATCCTACAAAAGCAGAAATGGCAAATTCTACCATCCTCACGTAATTTTTAAATCTGATGATGAATGACAAAACCAGTGGCTCCAGATTGATTTCTGAAGTTAAACAATGTCTGCTGTTAGCTATTCCGTTAGCAGCAGCACAACTAGCGCAATCAGCAACTGGCTTTGTAGATACAGTGATGATGGGTTGGCTAGGAAGTCAGACGATCGCATCTGGAGGTTTGGGTGCAGCCATCTTTATCTTTTTTTTGATGATCACCACGGGGATGATTACGGCTGTCAGTCCTTTGGCGGCGGAAGCCTACGGAGCCGGAAAACTGGAAGAAGTTGGTAAGATTGTGCGACAAGGGTTATTGATATCTCTGCTGTTAGGGATACCGATTACAGTCATTCTTTGGCATGGAAGTACTTTGTTAGTGCTGTTGGGACAAAGTGCTGATACCGCCGCATTAGCGCAAACTTATTTAAGAGCGATCGCTTGGGGTTTTCTCCCAGGATTGGGTTTTGCTGTGCTGAAAAGCTTTCTTTCTGCCCTCTCACAACCGCAATTAGTCATGGTAACTGTTGTCTTGGGTACGTTACTCAATATTACAGCTAACTATGTTTTAATGTTTGGCAAATTAGGATTACCCGCCCTCGGATTAGCTGGTATTGGTTGGGCAAGTACTCTGTCACTATGGAGTATGTTTATTGTCTTGGCTATTTATATATTGAGTCAGCGTCGTTTTGCTGTTTACCAAATCTTTCACTTTTCGGCTAATTCCAGTTTTCAGCAACAAAATCGCCGCGTTTTTTGGGATATTTTTCAGGTTGGCTTACCCATTAGCGGATTAGTTGCCGTAGAAGCGGGATTATTTACTGTTGTCACGTTTATTATCGGACAATTGGGGACAACTGCTCTCGCTGCCCATCAAATTGCTTTGCAAACGGCTTCCATGTCATTTCAGATGGTTTTGGGCATTTCTCTCGCCACCACAGTACGTGTAGGACAGTTAGCCGGAGAGCAAAATTTGAAGGGTGTGCGTCTGGCTGGATATGTGGGAATTGCGTTGGGAGCATTGTCTATGGCGATCGCCGGGCTGATATTTTGGTTAGTTCCCAAATTGGTTGTGTCGCTTTACCTGGATGTTGACTATCCCAACAATCAAGATGTGATAGCTTTAGCGATGAAATTACTCGCGGTAGCAGCAATTTTTCAAATTGTTGATGGAATACAAGTCACCGCGGCTGGTGCGTTACGCGGACTAAAAGATACTCGCATCCCGATGTTGATTGGGGTTTTTGCTTATTGGTGTGTTGGTTTATTGACTGGTTACACTTTAGGAATTGGGTTTGGCTTGGGAGCGCTTGGTCTGTGGTGGGGGTTAGCTATAGGTTTAGCTAGTGCAGCTATAGTCTTGTCTTGGCGGTTTAACATTTTGTCTTCTCGGTTGAAAAAAGGAGTTGTGACTAGGGAATATCACAACTCCTAATTTTCAAGACAGTTCTAAATCACGCAATGTTAAAGTAAACGTCGTCCATCCCTGGTTACTGGCGACTTGAATGCTACCTTGCAGTTGTTCTATTAATTTCTGGACGATCGCTAAACCTAAGCCTGTACCACCTTGGTTCCAAATGTCTGTATCAGGGATGCGGTAGAATTTTTCAAAAATCTTAGATAATTCGGTGGTGGGGATTTCGGCTGAATTACTAATGGTAATGAGTATTTTGACTGAAAATTCCGCAATTTCATGGCTGACACTCAAAATAATTGCACCGCCACCAGGTGTATACTTACAAGCATTATTCAGCAATTCCACTAAGATGCGTTCTAAGCAGGTACGGTCGGAGAATAGTGAAGGCAGATTTTCTGGAAGATTTAACTGCAAGGTTTGTTGATGTTCTTGAGTACGGATTTGAAATGGCTCGATTAACCAAGGTAGCCATTGTTGGAAGAGTAATAAATCAGGAGCCAGCAGGAGATTAGATGAATTTTCGAGGCGTTGTAACTCTAATAAGTCGTTGATTAATTCCATTTCCCGATCGCACTCTGCTTCCAAAACGTCCAGAAAGTAATGCTGTTCTTGAACAGCTGTGGACATCTGTAACATTTGGATCATGCCTTTCATGTGGCAGAGGGGCGATCGCAATTCATGGGAAACTAAATTTAAAAAGTCATTTTTGAGTTGATTCAGCTGCTCCCATTGAGCAACCAGTTGTTCTTGCTGTATTTGCTTTTGTCGTGCTTCCATTGCTTGTAGTCGTTCACTCACGTCCCGAAACACTAACACTGCACCTATAATATGGTCTTTGTCATCTTTGATTGGTGCGGCGCTCTGCTCAATTGGTGTTTCGCTACCATTTTGGGCAATCAATAAAATTGTTGTCGAGAGAGGTGCGATCGCTCCTGATTGTAAAACTTTTGTTAGCGGATTTTCTAATAGTTCACGAGTTGTTAAATCAATAATTTCAAATATTTCTGATATATTTTTTTCAATTGCTTCTGATTGTGTCCATCCTGTCAACTTTTCTGCCACCGGATTCATAAACGTGACTAGTTGATTCCTATTACTCGATATCACCCCATCACTAATACTTTTCAAAAGAATAGATAACCATTTTTGATTATTTTTTAATTGCTTTTCTAGTCTGTGTTTGGTAAGAGCTATTTCAATATTGGTTTGGAGTTCTCTTTCTTTAAAAGGTTTGAGTAAATAACCAAATGGCTCGGTAATCTTTGCTCTTTCTAAAGTATTTTCATCTGCATAAGCAGTTAAATAAATTATGGGGACATCTAAGTATTTATGAATTTGCTCCGCAGCTTGTATACCATCCATTTGCCCTTTCAATCTTATGTCCATTAGCACTAAATCAGGGATGATTTCTACAGCTTTATTAATTGCTTCTTGTCCTGAAGAAGCAATAGCAGGTACTGTATAACCAAATTTTCTCAATCTATTTTGTAAATCTTTAGCAACAATCGATTCGTCTTCGACAACTAAAATATTTGCGTCTGTCATGTATGTATTTTGTAAAATTAATAACCAAGCAAAGATAAAAATAAATATTTAAAAAATTCATGAGATTAAAATTCTCTTTCTGCCTCCTACTATGTGAGTATGTTAATTAAATATGGATTACCCAACTTATATTAATGGAAATGTTATTTCAAACTCTACACCAGGGTTACTTTTAATATTGATATCTCCTGCTATTTGTTGAGTCAAAGCATCAACCAATTGCCAACCCAAAGATGCTGTATTCTTAAAATTAAAATCACCTGGTAAACCCACACCATTATCGCTTACAGTGATTGTGAATTGCTGTGCGACTTTTTCTGTAATTCCAATAAAAATTTCTCCATCTCCACCATTAGGAAAACCATATTTTAAAGAGTTAGAAACCAGTTCATGAATAATTAAACCACAGGGAATTGCTAGATCTAAGCCAAGTAATACATGACAATCAACATTGAATCTTAAAGAGATTGCACTTTCGTAAACTTCGTAATAACTCAATAAACTGGTGACTAAATCTTGAATATATTCCCCAAAATCAATCCGAGCTAAATCAG encodes:
- a CDS encoding Na+/H+ antiporter subunit E, translated to MVAYLNLILRLAIWFLLTANFSVANIIIGVSIAFLLPGLPKVSGKLKDWLRVLWEIIVAIPQAYIEAFEIILRPHNYEDVTLEQVKPRRTPGLIFLDIFLITFTPKTIVLKYHEAGWYEVHWIRRRKQT
- a CDS encoding ssl1498 family light-harvesting-like protein yields the protein MYTTINEDGVLNNYATEPQMYYAEYPAIWEQRRYVIQGAVATVVVTAFVLFAFAVS
- a CDS encoding cation:proton antiporter subunit C, with translation MLEACILATIFCGFFGIIFKKNLVMKIISMDVMSTGVIAYYVLIASRDGLFTPILSDVKHGAYADPVPQAVILTAIVIGFSIQALMLVGVMKLARDNPTLESNEIEKNNTP
- a CDS encoding monovalent cation/H(+) antiporter subunit G codes for the protein MINALSYFCIGLGIFFWFWGTFPLLGDRSVLFKLHSLTVADTLGSMSIVVGLLLKIPSEWPLLILAIISLAMWNTMLGYVLAYCSSSEKSHDR
- a CDS encoding FGGY-family carbohydrate kinase encodes the protein MDLYLGIDYGTSGARGVVIDDEGSLQTEVRYSGQKLEAAHWKSALWSLLAEIPEPLRREIRAIAINGTSSTVLLCDGAGEPVDAPLLYNDARGAVVLDHLRKVAPPNHTVLSATSSLAKLLWMSQQSFFAEARYFVHQADWLAFLLHGQLGISDYHNALKLGYDVEALEYPEWLEKLEIPIQLPKVLAPGTPIAEIRPDIASQFCLPKDCLVCAGTTDSIAAFIASGAESPGEAVTSLGSTLVLKLLSHTRIEDARYGIYSHRFGDLWLTGGASNTGGAVLREFFTNAELASLSQEIDPAKISNLDYYPLLKAGDRFPINDPKLPPRLTPRPETPREFLHGLLESIARIETRGYELLQSLGANQVKRVYTAGGGAANSTWTAIRQRHLKVPVVASKNTEAAYGTALLAKAKASNHKDEKKFT
- a CDS encoding Uma2 family endonuclease, whose protein sequence is MNIVTTKRFTIDEYHRLIELGFLQENERIELIQIVAKRTAHTVCGSILCRQHRLLGDRAVIRGQYPITLPNQSEPEPDVAIARGIDEDILLVIEISDTTLDYDQTTKLEIYAEAGISHYWIVNLNARQLEHYNQPYQNAQGKFNYLSKQISLPCQSVAIPGFEDVFLELNRIFPPVVSESGLTQK
- a CDS encoding tellurite resistance TerB family protein, yielding MSRRLPKGRSASSVALEPEVAIALIGLFSGAADGEGISYSEEYALSEMLGEIAQFEDYSEEDFEELGEKLVSLIEEEDAEDLVAKAIESLPNRSYREAAYITAILIVGIDEEVPENEQDYISELQEALNISNERAQELIDEVFGEDEEECEDDEDEE
- a CDS encoding Na(+)/H(+) antiporter subunit B, with protein sequence MKWLYIAAGIALFGKFLFIANPTLDLPDISIVEAVVQDSGIPNAVSGIIFRNRLYDTIFEVVVFTIAIMGANFLLANEKPSSTVYNFTDQPSIVLARLGATIAALVSIELGIRGHLSPGGGFAAGVAGGTAIGLVAITSSPEWMQGIYQRWQAATWEKISVLVFIVLAVINLSGVELPHGEMGALISGGFIPLFNLLVAIKVALGSWAVILIFIRYRGLL
- the psaM gene encoding photosystem I reaction center subunit XII; the encoded protein is MPISDTQVYIALVVALVPGLLAWRLATELYK
- a CDS encoding DUF4040 domain-containing protein, coding for MTDNYIYVIIPLLPIAASMLVFQSNPYHALVMRGILGAIAAFVYTILGAADVALTEALVGTMLAITLYAIAVRSSLVLRLGLLQEDENSDFKPLIDSFRAIFSKRYYLRLELVPYTDRETLHQALNNKEVHAICQPQAKHDPQDEETQPYHTITRIRRIYDIVQTQLTSPITSLSYVSASQTNTPDLKTPVLGEHS
- a CDS encoding cation:proton antiporter, which translates into the protein MNTITIAWIGLPFFIGFVIYLLPKLDRYLALVMAFVSAGYALQLFVTPPLTLKLLDNFGVTLTVDQLSGYFILTNALVTAAVILYCWQSGKTAFFYAQIIILHGSVNAAFVGSDLISLYVALEVSGIAAFLLIAYPRTDRSIWVGLRYLFVSNVAMLFYLIGAVLVYQADHSFSFAGLREAPPEALALIFLGLLTKGGIFVSGLWLPLTHSESETPVSALMSGVVVKAGVYPLVRCALMVEEVDPIVRIFGVGTALLGVSYAVLEKDTKRMLAFHTVSQLGFILAAPSVGGFYALTHGLVKSALFLIAGCLPSRNFKELQHQPINTAVWIALVIASFSISGFPLLSGFGAKVLTTKNLLPWQAIAMNIAALGTAISFAKFIFLPFGGEGKTKPGFWAAMSLLIGGLFLANIAYYEAYTVENIIKPLLTIGIGWLAYLLIFKRLVIKLPRVLEQFDHLIGVMSLILMLLFWKGFAWLPI